GGCACGGTTATTGCGCCAGAGTGGAAGAGCCTGCGTCAAAAGCCACCACAGCAGCCAAAGGGCAAACACCGCCAGCAGCAGGGGAAGAAGCATCCGCCCGCGGACGAGCGCGAGAATGGCGATCACGATACCGATGAGAAGCGAGATACTGCTCCAAAAGGGAGATTCTTTTTTCATTTCAGTTGCCACCTTTCAAAAATAATCTGGAAAACAAAAAAAGAGGAACCGCGTATGTGTCCAGAATCTCTTAAAACACATCACGCGGTTCCTCTTTTTCACTTTGTCGGAATACGCTTATTCCGGCAGGCGTTCCCGATCTCCGTCCACGACCTCCACAGGAGGCAGCGGCGGCCGGGCAGCGCCGGGGCTTTGCTTTCGTGCGGGTCTCTGCGCTGTACGGGGAGGCTTTGTCTGCCATCCCGTCAGGCTGAGCTTCAGCCGCTTGTCCTTTTCGCTTCCGCCGTTTCTGGTACAGTCCACCAGCTCCAAAAAGCCTTGGACCCAGATGCGGGAATCCTTGTGAATCTCCGCATCCGCCAGCGACAGCGCAGCCGTTCCCCATGCCCAGACCTCAAAATACTGTCTGTTACCGGCATCCCTGCGCCCGATCCATTCGACCAGGCCGAAGGACACATAGGGGACTTGCCTGTGACTCATTTTCAGCTGAAGGTCATTGGTCACCCGACCGAAAACATGGACTTCTGCCATACAACTCCTTTCTGCCGCGAGGGCAATACTTATATATAAAAAGTGCCAGTAAAGCGGCAGATACCCAATAAGGGTACAGTCGTCCTACTGACACTTGCGTACAAACCTGACAGCGTGCGCAGGTGGATCGCTCCACACACGGATCTAAGTCCATGCCCCGATAAGGGAAATTGCGCAAAACTCATTTACAGGGGCATTGTACCACAGGATATAGCTCGTGTCAAGCAAGAAACACAATATATAGCATTTATTC
This window of the Dysosmobacter acutus genome carries:
- a CDS encoding single-stranded DNA-binding protein yields the protein MAEVHVFGRVTNDLQLKMSHRQVPYVSFGLVEWIGRRDAGNRQYFEVWAWGTAALSLADAEIHKDSRIWVQGFLELVDCTRNGGSEKDKRLKLSLTGWQTKPPRTAQRPARKQSPGAARPPLPPVEVVDGDRERLPE